One window of the Salvelinus fontinalis isolate EN_2023a chromosome 2, ASM2944872v1, whole genome shotgun sequence genome contains the following:
- the LOC129823755 gene encoding uncharacterized protein LOC129823755: MHACTTSRADIKRGNPNGYQGNMTSDLAWIIRACLFVCLWRACLCEGSDGMYNEYLTEMVDRLPKDYLFRVNKSEETFERVAKALSRFYWANCEKDFKCKDYPEDTTNSAVCYLLNYLHEKEPECVSNVTYSLAEVELVSLKGFKCLVEDAFNHKYNSSQEQEDECADVFVDAVRCQKATTLVDAVRCQKATTLETSSIPPKTSSSTTRPPLSTISNSGNMESQEQRLQRKVISVSTLLAISLIANVLLLGVVILILWTRGRRQHEGVPLAMPELTVLNAVEVHHLMQNDNGDALQH; encoded by the exons GGGGAATCCTAATGGTTACCAAGGCAACATGACAAGTGACTTGGCATGGATCATCAGAGCTTGTCTCTTT gTGTGCCTGTGGAGAGCCTGTCTGTGTGAAGGGTCTGACGGCATGTATAACGAATATTTGACAGAAATG GTAGACCGTCTGCCAAAGGACTATTTGTTCAGAGTGAACAAAAGTGAG GAAACATTTGAAAGAGTTGCAAAAGCCCTTAGCCGGTTCTATTGGGCGAACTGTGAGAAGGACTTCAAATGCAAAGATTACCCTGAAGACACAACAAATTCTGCTGTATGTTACTTACTGAACTATCTGCATGAGAAG GAACCTGAGTGTGTCTCCAATGTCACATACAGTCTAGCTGAGGTGGAGTTGGTCAGTTTGAAAGGCTTCAAGTGTCTGGTTGAAGATGCATTCAATCACAAATATAATTCATCACAAGAACAAGAGGACG AATGTGCTGATGTTTTTG tTGATGCAGTGAGATGCCAAAAAGCAACTACActtg tTGATGCAGTGAGATGCCAAAAAGCAACTACActtg AAACATCATCGATCCCGCCCAAAACGTCATCATCAACAACACGACCACCATTGTCAACAATATCAAACAGCGGCAACATGG AGTCACAAGAGCAGCGATTACAAA GGAAGGTCATATCAGTCAGTACGTTGTTAGCTATCTCTCTGATAGCTAATGTCCTCCTCTTGGGTGTTGTCATCTTGATCTTGTGGACCCGGGGGAGACGCCAGCATGAAGgcgtg CCTCTTGCAATGCCTGAACTGACAGTATTGAACGCAGTAGAGGTACATCATCTGATGCAG aacgacAACGGAGATGCTCTGCAGCACTGA